The proteins below come from a single Kryptolebias marmoratus isolate JLee-2015 linkage group LG12, ASM164957v2, whole genome shotgun sequence genomic window:
- the fmc1 gene encoding protein FMC1 homolog — MAALPSPLRVCRGILKELRAIQGPSYKQSLAYSYVMDQFRRNKITGERYCRAQQEAHHASHTYLCLLASTRNHLALHNLYHSKGERSPDEVAGLVGLKLPTQPGGKGWEK, encoded by the exons ATGGCAGCGCTCCCGTCACCTCTGAGGGTCTGCAGAGGAATACTGAAAGAGTTACGAGCCATCCAAGGACCGAGTTATAAACAGTCTCTAGCCTACAGCTACGTTATGGATCAGTTTCGGAGGAACAAG ATAACAGGGGAGAGGTACTGCCGTGCCCAACAGGAGGCGCACCACGCCTCCCACACGTACCTGTGTCTGCTGGCATCCACCAGGAACCACCTGGCCCTGCACAACCTCTACCACAGCAAGGGAGAGCGCAGCCCGGACGAAGTGGCGGGCCTCGTGGGGCTCAAGTTACCCACACAGCCGGGAGGGAAAGGCTGGGAGAAGTGA